A genomic stretch from Hemicordylus capensis ecotype Gifberg chromosome 1, rHemCap1.1.pri, whole genome shotgun sequence includes:
- the FBXO30 gene encoding F-box only protein 30 isoform X3, whose protein sequence is MEEHQHLHCVNCVSRRCMTRPEAGISCDLIGCPMVCGVVFHSCKAEEHRLLCPLERVPCVNSGFGCPFTIARNKMAEHLEVCPASVVCCTMEWNRWPVSYADRKSYENLSKDVDEVEQLDMALALQDQRMLLESLKVATMTSKTADQESKCREQTSVASAPDATLSNGLMPVDEESYGALYQATVETTKSLATALDILNTATRDISMLSSKLGISLCETSEDFRTKEQNCSRNMQHKKSEQDYLDEDNMGAVGGIHLDVLSQNIQLEQNGSSDFCYDTLQQYNSNKSFDASFCNGFHVENSCTETLQQSEERDTCKSEKSNVANGACDASSCDDTLISCTPISVATQLGEEIPLHSLSNGAINHIFLPRDCNEEEMLQRQIEQDILRHIDSHRAYNFRAKYYFSASKEDKAVDTSDLEVTEDPMGLQGIDLITAALLFCLGDSPGGRGISDSHVVDGYRIDFGTQTFSLPSAILATNTMVGEIASASACDHANPQLSNPSPFQTLGLDLVLECVARYQTKRSMFTFVCGQLFRRNEFSSHFKNVHGDIHAGLNGWMEQRCPLAYYGCTYSQRRFCPSTQGAKIIHDRHLRSFGVQPCISTVLTEPDKRCCSGLRSDHLSNLPFEVLQHIAGFLDGFSLCQLSQVSRLMRDVCGSLLQARGMVILLWEKRKYPNGTTSWQIKEKVWRFSTAFCTVNEWKFAEIVSMADHLKKCSYNAVERREEAVPLPCMCVTRELTKEGRSLRSVLKPVL, encoded by the coding sequence ATGGAAGAACATCAACATCTACACTGTGTCAACTGTGTTAGTCGGCGTTGTATGACTAGGCCAGAGGCCGGCATTTCCTGTGACTTGATTGGTTGCCCTATGGTTTGTGGAGTAGTGTTTCATTCATGCAAAGCTGAAGAGCATCGCCTTTTATGTCCTCTTGAAAGAGTGCCTTGTGTGAACAGTGGCTTTGGCTGTCCATTTACTATAGCCCGCAACAAAATGGCTGAGCATCTAGAAGTTTGTCCGGCAAGCGTGGTATGCTGCACTATGGAGTGGAATAGATGGCCAGTCAGTTATGCAGATCGGAAATCTTATGAAAATCTAAGTAAAGATGTAGATGAAGTTGAACAATTAGACATGGCTCTTGCCCTTCAAGACCAGAGAATGCTTCTGGAATCCCTCAAAGTAGCAACCATGACATCAAAAACAGCTGATCAGGAGTCAAAATGCAGAGAACAGACGTCTGTTGCAAGTGCTCCAGATGCTACTCTTTCAAATGGCTTGATGCCTGTAGATGAAGAATCTTATGGTGCCCTTTATCAAGCCACTGTGGAAACAACTAAGAGTTTAGCTACAGCACTAGATATCCTGAACACTGCTACTAGAGACATAAGCATGTTAAGTTCAAAACTTGGCATTTCGCTATGTGAAACAAGTGAAGATTTTCGGACAAAAGAGCAAAACTGCAGTAGAAATATGCAGCATAAAAAGAGTGAACAGGACTATCTTGACGAAGATAATATGGGAGCAGTTGGTGGCATTCACTTAGATGTTTTGAGTCAAAATATACAGTTGGAACAAAATGGCTCAAGTGACTTTTGTTATGATACCTTACAGCAGTACAATTCAAATAAGAGTTTTGATGCCTCTTTCTGTAATGGCTTTCATGTAGAAAATTCATGCACGGAAACACTGCAACAGAGTGAAGAACGAGATACATGTAAATCAGAAAAATCTAATGTAGCAAATGGTGCATGTGATGCATCTTCTTGTGATGACACATTGATTTCTTGTACCCCCATTTCTGTAGCAACACAACTTGGGGAAGAGATACCTCTTCACAGTTTGTCTAATGGCGCTATTAATCATATATTTCTGCCACGTGATTGTAATGAAGAAGAAATGTTACAAAGGCAAATAGAACAAGATATACTCAGACACATAGATTCTCATCGTGCATACAATTTCCGTGCAAAGTACTATTTCTCAGCATCAAAGGAAGACAAAGCAGTAGATACATCAGATTTGGAAGTAACGGAAGATCCCATGGGTCTACAGGGGATAGACTTAATCACAGCAGCTTTACTTTTTTGTCTAGGAGACTCTCCTGGTGGTAGGGGAATATCGGATAGTCATGTTGTTGATGGATACCGTATTGATTTTGGGACTCAGACGTTTTCTCTCCCATCTGCAATCCTGGCCACAAATACAATGGTAGGGGAAATTGCTTCAGCCTCTGCATGTGACCATGCCAATCCACAGCTTTCAAACCCAAGCCCTTTCCAGACTCTTGGGCTAGACTTGGTCTTGGAATGTGTGGCTAGATACCAAACAAAGCGTTCAATGTTTACATTTGTTTGTGGACAACTGTTTAGACGAAACGAATTTTCTTCACATTTTAAGAATGTACATGGCGATATTCATGCTGGCCTCAATGGATGGATGGAGCAGAGATGTCCTCTGGCTTATTATGGATGTACATACTCTCAACGCAGATTCTGTCCTTCCACACAAGGGGCAAAGATTATTCATGACCGGCATCTTCGGTCATTCGGGGTCCAGCCTTGTATATCTACTGTGCTGACAGAGCCTGATAAGAGATGCTGCTCAGGACTGCGTAGTGACCATCTCAGTAATCTTCCTTTTGAGGTTCTGCAACATATTGCAGGTTTTTTAGATGGCTTTAGTTTATGTCAGCTTTCACAAGTGTCACGATTAATGAGGGATGTATGTGGAAGCTTACTGCAGGCACGTGGAATGGTCATACTGCTGTGGGAGAAGAGAAAGTATCCAAATGGAACAACTTCGTGGCAAATAAAAGAAAAG